A window of the Narcine bancroftii isolate sNarBan1 chromosome 4, sNarBan1.hap1, whole genome shotgun sequence genome harbors these coding sequences:
- the LOC138760256 gene encoding glycogen synthase kinase-3 beta-like produces the protein MRPACGNIPGTLSDQRRYVWMRPAPMGDSNKATTVLATLDHGPYGPKEVPYADVKIFGNGSFSVVYQARMVDSGELISIKKMLQGKRFKMSIQLAVCWLSCYWDSSSSPGTVGWSRWWR, from the exons ATGAGGCCCGCATGTGGGaacatcccagggaccctctctGATCAACGGCGTTATGTTTGGATGCGCCCcgcacccatgg GAGATAGCAATAAGGCCACAACAGTGCTGGCCACACTGGATCATGGACCCTATGGCCCCAAGGAGGTGCCCTACGCAGATGTTAAAATTTTCGGCAATGGGTCTTTCAGTGTGGTGTACCAGGCCCGGatggtggacagtggagagctgaTTTCTATCAAGAAGATGTTGCAGGGCAAAAGATTCAAG ATGTCTATTCAGCTGGCTGTGTGTTGGCTGAGCTGTTATTGGGACAGCTCATCTTCCCCAGGGACAGTGGGGTGGAGCCGCTGGTGGAGATGA